From the Gadus chalcogrammus isolate NIFS_2021 chromosome 15, NIFS_Gcha_1.0, whole genome shotgun sequence genome, one window contains:
- the slc25a28 gene encoding mitoferrin-2 — MPMEVEGFIRKRRMTAETSGNESGVAGASAGAEVRWLGGRFWGLSESIMGTLTPRVGGELDLQTVHYCCGSPDLTEDSDADYEGLPQGASTSTHMLAGAVAGIMEHCLMFPIDCVKTRMQSLQPDPAAHYRNVMDALRRIITTEGVWRPMRGLNATAVGAGPAHALYFACYEKLKKTLSDRIHPGANSHLANGAAGCVATLLHDAAMNPAEVVKQRMQMYNSPYRGVLDCVRAVWRTEGGGAFYRSYTTQLTMNVPFQALHFMTYEYLQEQLNPHRQYNPSSHVVSGALAGAIAAAATTPLDVCKTLLNTQESLALGSLAAAPGPGQSPAPHRQITGLAHAFRTVYRLGGLRGFFRGSQARVIYQMPSTAISWSVYEFFKYGLTKRQHGRRLQHREAEM, encoded by the exons ATGCCGATGGAAGTAGAGGGGTTCATAAGGAAACGTCGGATGACAGCGGAGACGTCAGGCAATGAATCTGGGGTAGCTGGTGCCTCAGCCGGGGCAGAAGTTCGATGGCTTGGGGGTAGATTCTGGGGACTTTCGGAAAGTATCATGGGCACTTTGACACCCCGGGTCGGGGGCGAACTAGACCTACAGACTGTCCATTATTGCTGTGGGTCGCCAGATCTGACAGAGGACTCCGATGCGGACTACGAGGGGTTGCCACAGGGAGCTTCCACCAGCACCCACATGTTGGCCGGAGCCGTAGCCGGGATCATGGAACACTGCCTCATGTTTCCCATCGACTGTGTCAAG ACTCGCATGCAGAGCCTGCAGCCGGACCCCGCCGCCCACTACAGAAATGTGATGGATGCCCTGCGGCGAATCATAACCACAGAGGGAGTTTGGCGACCAATGAGAGGGCTGAACGCCACAGCAGTCGGGGCGGGACCGGCCCACGCTCTCTATTTCGCCTGCTACGAGAAACTTAAAAAGACTCTAAGTGATCGCATTCATCCAGGGGCTAACAGTCATTTGGCTAATG GGGCGGCGGGATGTGTGGCTACACTGCTTCACGATGCGGCCATGAACCCAGCGGAAG tggtGAAGCAGCGGATGCAGATGTACAACTCGCCGTACCGCGGCGTGCTGGACTGCGTGCGCGCCGTGTGGCGGACGGAGGGCGGCGGCGCCTTCTACCGCAGCTACACCACGCAGCTCACCATGAACGTGCCCTTCCAGGCGCTGCACTTCATGACCTACGAGTACCTGCAGGAGCAGCTCAACCCGCACAGACAGTACAACCCCTCGTCCCACGTGGTGTCGGGCGCGCTGGCCGGGGccatcgccgccgccgccaccacacCGCTGGACGTGTGCAAGACGCTGCTCAACACCCAGGAGTCGCTGGCGCTGGGCTCGCTGGCGGCGGCGCCCGGCCCCGGccagagccccgccccccacagaCAGATCACGGGGCTGGCCCACGCCTTCCGGACGGTGTACAGGCTGGGCGGCCTGCGGGGCTTCTTCAGGGGCTCGCAGGCCCGCGTCATCTACCAGATGCCCTCCACGGCCATCAGCTGGTCGGTGTACGAGTTCTTCAAGTACGGCCTCACCAAGCGCCAGCACGGGCGCAGGCTGCAGCACCGCGAGGCCGAGATGTAG